A genomic segment from Thermococcus sp. LS1 encodes:
- the dcd gene encoding dCTP deaminase: MMLPDWKIRKEILIEPFNEKSLQPAGYDLRVGKEAMVNGDFIDVEREGKVVIPPKNYALILTLERIKLPDDVMGDMKLRSSLAREGLMGSFAWVDPGWDGNLTLGIFNASDEPVELAYGERFVQIAFIRLEGPAKNPYRGNYQGSQHLALSKRKKK, from the coding sequence ATGATGCTCCCCGACTGGAAAATCAGAAAGGAGATACTAATCGAGCCCTTCAACGAGAAATCTCTTCAGCCGGCCGGCTACGACTTGAGGGTCGGAAAGGAGGCAATGGTGAACGGAGACTTCATAGACGTTGAGAGGGAAGGGAAGGTAGTAATCCCTCCCAAGAACTACGCTCTCATTCTAACGCTTGAGAGGATAAAGCTCCCCGATGATGTCATGGGAGACATGAAGCTCAGGAGCAGCCTCGCGAGGGAAGGACTGATGGGATCCTTCGCCTGGGTAGATCCCGGCTGGGATGGCAACCTCACCCTCGGAATCTTCAATGCCTCGGATGAACCGGTTGAGCTGGCTTACGGAGAACGCTTTGTTCAGATAGCGTTCATCCGGCTTGAGGGACCTGCAAAGAACCCGTACAGGGGCAACTACCAGGGAAGCCAGCATCTAGCGCTATCAAAGAGGAAGAAAAAGTGA
- the rpl12p gene encoding 50S ribosomal protein P1 encodes MEYVYAALLLHAAGKEITEENLKAVLEAAGVSPDEARIKALVAALEGVNIDEVIEKAAMPVAAPVAVAAAPAAGAEAAPAEEEEEEEEEEVSEEEALAGLGALFG; translated from the coding sequence ATGGAGTACGTGTATGCCGCTCTGCTGCTCCACGCCGCTGGTAAGGAGATAACTGAGGAGAACCTCAAGGCCGTCCTTGAGGCTGCTGGAGTTAGCCCGGACGAGGCCAGGATAAAGGCTCTCGTTGCCGCCCTTGAGGGTGTCAACATCGACGAGGTCATTGAGAAGGCCGCCATGCCGGTTGCCGCCCCGGTCGCCGTCGCCGCCGCTCCGGCCGCTGGCGCCGAGGCCGCTCCGGCTGAGGAGGAAGAGGAGGAAGAAGAGGAGGAGGTCAGCGAGGAGGAGGCCCTCGCTGGACTCGGCGCCCTCTTCGGCTGA
- a CDS encoding 50S ribosomal protein L10: MAHVAEWKKKEVEELANIIKSYPVIALVDVANVPAYPLSKMREKLRGKALLRVSRNTLIELAIKRAAQELGKPELEKLIDYIQGGAGILATEMNPFKLYKLLEESKTPAPAKPGVPVPKDVVIPAGPTSISPGPLVGEMQALGIPARIEKGKVSIQKDYTVLKAGEVITEQLARILNALGIEPLEVGLNLLAAYEDGIVYTPEVLAIDEEEYINLLQQAYMHAFNLSVNTAYPTSQTIEAIIQKAYLGAKNVAVEAGYITPETVEDIFGRALRAVLLIAQNLPEELLDEKTKELLNQQAQIAVAAQPQQEEKVEEAEEEEEEEEASEEDALAGLGALFG; the protein is encoded by the coding sequence ATGGCCCACGTCGCTGAGTGGAAGAAGAAGGAAGTTGAAGAACTCGCCAACATCATCAAAAGCTACCCAGTGATAGCGCTCGTTGACGTTGCCAACGTCCCGGCTTATCCGCTCTCAAAGATGCGTGAGAAGCTCAGGGGCAAGGCACTCCTCAGGGTCTCGAGGAACACCCTCATCGAACTCGCCATAAAGAGAGCCGCTCAGGAGCTTGGAAAGCCAGAGCTTGAGAAGCTCATCGACTACATCCAGGGTGGAGCTGGAATCCTCGCCACCGAGATGAACCCGTTCAAGCTCTACAAGCTCCTTGAGGAGAGCAAGACTCCTGCTCCGGCCAAGCCAGGCGTGCCGGTTCCCAAGGACGTCGTCATACCAGCCGGTCCGACCTCAATCTCACCGGGTCCGCTCGTCGGTGAGATGCAGGCTCTTGGCATACCCGCGAGAATCGAGAAGGGTAAGGTCAGCATCCAGAAGGACTACACCGTGCTCAAGGCTGGTGAGGTCATAACCGAGCAGCTTGCGAGGATCCTTAACGCTCTTGGCATCGAGCCCCTTGAGGTTGGTCTCAACCTGCTCGCTGCCTACGAGGACGGAATCGTCTACACTCCGGAAGTCCTCGCCATCGACGAGGAGGAGTACATCAACCTGCTCCAGCAGGCCTACATGCACGCGTTCAACCTGTCCGTCAACACTGCCTACCCGACCAGCCAGACCATCGAGGCCATCATCCAGAAGGCCTACCTTGGAGCCAAGAACGTTGCAGTCGAGGCTGGCTACATTACCCCAGAGACCGTCGAGGACATCTTTGGCAGGGCCCTGCGCGCTGTCCTGCTCATAGCCCAGAACCTGCCTGAGGAGCTACTCGACGAGAAGACCAAAGAGCTTTTAAACCAACAGGCACAAATAGCCGTTGCCGCTCAGCCTCAGCAGGAAGAGAAGGTTGAGGAGGCTGAGGAAGAGGAGGAAGAAGAGGAAGCCTCCGAGGAGGACGCGCTCGCTGGACTGGGCGCGCTCTTCGGCTGA
- a CDS encoding 50S ribosomal protein L1 produces the protein MAFDRQKFVEAVKEAKARAKPRNFTQTVEVAVNLKDIDLRKPENRFKLEVVLPHGRGKEPKIAVIADGAVAEAAKKLGLDVISGEQLEELAKSPRQARKLAKSYDFFIAAAPLMPKIGRYLGRYLGPRNKMPQVVPPTMTNLEPIVARLKKTVRIQLKNNPVVHAPIGTEDMDDEKLAENAEAVLNAIINKLERGENQVKSVYVKTTMGPAVKVER, from the coding sequence ATGGCCTTTGACAGGCAGAAATTCGTGGAAGCGGTGAAGGAGGCGAAGGCCCGGGCTAAGCCGCGCAACTTCACACAGACCGTCGAAGTGGCAGTCAACCTCAAGGATATAGACCTCCGCAAGCCGGAGAACAGGTTTAAGCTTGAGGTTGTGCTGCCCCACGGTCGTGGGAAGGAGCCCAAGATCGCGGTCATCGCTGATGGTGCCGTTGCCGAGGCGGCTAAAAAGCTCGGGCTGGATGTAATTAGTGGAGAGCAGCTTGAGGAACTTGCCAAGAGCCCGAGGCAGGCAAGGAAGCTGGCGAAGAGCTACGACTTCTTCATTGCGGCAGCTCCGCTGATGCCGAAGATCGGTAGGTACCTCGGTAGGTACCTCGGTCCAAGGAACAAGATGCCGCAGGTCGTTCCGCCGACCATGACCAACCTGGAGCCAATAGTCGCAAGGCTCAAGAAGACCGTCAGGATACAGCTCAAGAACAACCCGGTTGTGCACGCCCCAATAGGAACCGAGGACATGGACGACGAGAAGCTCGCAGAGAACGCTGAAGCAGTGCTCAATGCCATCATCAACAAGCTCGAGCGCGGAGAGAACCAAGTGAAGTCAGTGTACGTCAAGACCACCATGGGACCGGCCGTTAAGGTGGAGAGGTGA
- a CDS encoding 50S ribosomal protein L11, with protein sequence MPQVVEVLVEGGKASPGPPLGPAIGPLGLNVKQVVDEINKATKDFEGMQVPVKIIVEDPKKKTFRIEVGVPPVSQLIKKELGIPKGSSEAGHSPVGNLTMEQVIRIAKAKMDQMLAADLKAAAKEVIGTALSMGVTVEGKDPREVQKEIDEGVYDEIFANAEE encoded by the coding sequence ATGCCGCAGGTTGTTGAGGTGCTCGTTGAGGGAGGAAAGGCTTCACCAGGTCCACCACTCGGTCCCGCTATCGGTCCACTCGGACTTAACGTTAAGCAGGTCGTTGACGAGATAAACAAGGCTACCAAGGACTTCGAGGGAATGCAGGTTCCAGTCAAGATCATCGTGGAGGATCCCAAGAAGAAGACCTTCCGCATTGAGGTCGGTGTTCCCCCGGTCAGCCAGCTCATCAAGAAGGAGCTTGGCATACCAAAGGGCTCCAGCGAGGCCGGCCACAGCCCGGTCGGAAACTTGACCATGGAGCAGGTTATCAGAATAGCTAAGGCCAAGATGGACCAGATGCTCGCCGCTGACCTCAAGGCTGCAGCCAAGGAGGTCATCGGTACCGCGCTCAGCATGGGTGTTACCGTCGAGGGCAAGGACCCGAGGGAAGTCCAGAAGGAGATTGACGAAGGCGTTTACGACGAGATTTTTGCGAACGCCGAGGAGTGA
- a CDS encoding transcription elongation factor Spt5 produces MSDGRIFTVRVTVGQEETTAKLIYSKIKTYNLPVYAILTPSKVKGYIFVEAPSKSAVDEAIKGIRHAKGTLPGEVKFEEIEHFLEEKPAVSGFEPGDIVELIAGPFKGEKAKVVRVDEAKDEIVVELIGSIVPIPVTVRGEYVRLISKRQKG; encoded by the coding sequence ATGAGCGACGGCAGGATATTCACAGTGCGTGTCACGGTTGGCCAGGAAGAAACTACGGCCAAGCTGATATACAGCAAGATTAAAACGTATAACCTTCCGGTCTATGCCATACTGACTCCGTCAAAGGTGAAGGGATACATATTCGTCGAGGCCCCAAGCAAGAGCGCAGTCGATGAGGCCATCAAGGGCATAAGGCACGCCAAGGGCACCCTTCCGGGCGAGGTCAAGTTCGAGGAGATTGAGCACTTCCTCGAGGAAAAGCCAGCCGTCAGCGGCTTCGAGCCTGGCGACATAGTTGAACTCATCGCTGGCCCGTTCAAGGGTGAAAAGGCTAAGGTCGTCAGGGTTGACGAAGCCAAGGACGAGATAGTCGTCGAGCTTATCGGTTCAATCGTCCCGATTCCGGTTACGGTGAGGGGCGAATACGTTAGACTTATAAGCAAACGCCAGAAGGGGTGA
- a CDS encoding protein translocase SEC61 complex subunit gamma has protein sequence MATTTEKLKNFFAESRRVLLVTKKPGWKEFKMAAKITGIGMILIGLIGLVIRMIGYLITGA, from the coding sequence GTGGCAACAACCACGGAAAAGCTTAAAAACTTCTTCGCGGAGTCGCGGAGGGTTTTGCTGGTCACAAAAAAGCCGGGCTGGAAAGAGTTTAAGATGGCCGCAAAGATTACCGGCATCGGAATGATTTTAATCGGCCTCATAGGCCTCGTAATCCGTATGATTGGCTACCTCATTACTGGCGCCTGA
- the ftsZ gene encoding cell division protein FtsZ, whose product MLKLIEDAIERTSADLNKVPEAQAPQTDIDEELRRILEQIQAKIYVVGVGGAGCNTINRMMQVGIQGAKVIAINTDAQDLLKVRAHKKILIGKELTRGLGAGNNPKMGEEAAKESEREIRDALEGADMVFITCGLGGGTGTGAAPVVAEIAKKMGALTVSVVTLPFTVEGIRRIKNAEYGLERLRKNSDTVIVIPNDKLMEVAPNLPIHMAFKVADEILVQAVKGITELITKPGLVNLDFNDVRAVMKDGGVAMIGIGESDSEKRALEAAQQALNSPLLDVDISGAKGALISISGSDVKLEEAQQIIELVTSKLDPEAQVIWGIQLDEELGKMIRILIVVTGVSSPYAVAEEEPTYYGEEPERKVIKLDLEEL is encoded by the coding sequence ATGCTGAAGCTGATTGAAGACGCTATCGAAAGAACCTCCGCTGACCTTAACAAGGTCCCGGAGGCCCAGGCTCCGCAGACCGACATCGATGAGGAGCTTAGGAGGATTCTGGAGCAGATACAGGCCAAGATCTATGTCGTTGGTGTTGGCGGTGCCGGCTGTAACACTATAAACAGAATGATGCAGGTCGGCATCCAGGGTGCGAAGGTTATCGCCATCAACACTGATGCTCAGGATCTTCTCAAGGTTAGGGCTCACAAAAAGATACTCATAGGTAAAGAACTTACCCGTGGTCTCGGTGCAGGAAACAACCCCAAGATGGGCGAGGAGGCTGCCAAGGAGAGCGAGAGGGAAATTCGCGACGCCCTTGAAGGCGCTGACATGGTCTTCATCACCTGCGGTCTCGGCGGTGGAACCGGTACTGGAGCCGCTCCAGTTGTTGCCGAAATAGCCAAGAAGATGGGCGCTCTCACTGTCTCAGTCGTTACCCTTCCATTCACCGTCGAGGGCATCAGGAGGATAAAGAACGCCGAGTACGGTCTCGAGAGGCTCAGGAAGAACAGCGACACCGTTATTGTCATCCCGAACGACAAGCTCATGGAGGTCGCTCCTAACCTGCCGATACACATGGCCTTCAAGGTTGCTGACGAGATACTCGTCCAGGCAGTCAAAGGCATCACCGAGCTCATCACCAAGCCGGGACTTGTTAACCTCGACTTCAACGACGTCAGGGCTGTCATGAAGGACGGCGGCGTTGCGATGATAGGTATTGGCGAGAGCGACAGCGAGAAGAGGGCCCTCGAAGCTGCCCAGCAGGCACTCAACAGCCCGCTCCTCGACGTTGACATAAGCGGTGCCAAGGGAGCGCTCATAAGCATAAGCGGAAGCGACGTCAAGCTCGAGGAGGCCCAGCAGATAATAGAGCTCGTCACGAGCAAGCTTGACCCGGAGGCCCAAGTCATCTGGGGAATACAGCTTGACGAAGAGCTCGGAAAGATGATAAGGATCCTCATCGTGGTTACTGGAGTTAGCTCCCCATACGCTGTCGCCGAGGAGGAGCCCACTTACTACGGTGAGGAGCCAGAGAGAAAAGTTATTAAACTCGACCTTGAGGAGCTTTGA
- a CDS encoding D-aminoacyl-tRNA deacylase, protein MKVIMTTKIDLASMNIMEKLVENFGFKETDRVFDGNPVYSKGNTLILTTNDEMIYYDNLDKAIEHQLGFVPEIIVFASRHASKQKLPALTTHITGNWGNAMYGGNDESLAIAQPSAMKLALLKMNELNDLNWTVCYEATHHGPSELNVPSLFIEIGSSKEEWVNDRAGEILAETITYVLDNYREARFPVAIGIGGGHYAPKQTKRALETDLAFSHIAPKYAHPLKKELILKAIERTVEKVDAIYVDWKGSKGETRQMAKALAEELGLEFIRD, encoded by the coding sequence ATGAAGGTAATAATGACGACGAAGATAGACCTCGCTTCAATGAACATAATGGAAAAACTGGTGGAGAACTTCGGCTTTAAGGAAACTGACAGGGTCTTCGATGGAAATCCAGTCTATTCAAAGGGCAATACACTCATTTTGACCACCAACGACGAGATGATTTACTACGACAACCTCGACAAGGCCATCGAGCACCAACTCGGTTTCGTCCCTGAAATCATCGTCTTCGCCTCGAGACACGCCAGCAAGCAGAAGCTGCCTGCACTTACCACTCACATAACCGGTAACTGGGGCAACGCAATGTACGGGGGAAATGACGAGAGCCTGGCCATAGCTCAACCGAGCGCAATGAAGCTTGCGCTCCTCAAGATGAATGAGCTCAACGACCTGAACTGGACCGTCTGCTATGAGGCCACACACCACGGTCCGAGCGAGCTGAACGTCCCGAGTCTGTTCATCGAAATAGGGTCGAGCAAGGAGGAGTGGGTGAACGACAGGGCGGGGGAGATACTAGCAGAGACAATAACATATGTGCTGGATAACTACAGAGAGGCCAGGTTCCCAGTTGCCATAGGAATAGGTGGCGGCCACTACGCCCCAAAGCAGACAAAAAGAGCACTGGAGACAGACCTGGCATTCAGCCACATAGCGCCAAAGTATGCCCATCCACTCAAGAAAGAACTCATTCTCAAGGCCATCGAAAGAACCGTCGAAAAAGTGGATGCCATATACGTCGATTGGAAGGGCAGCAAAGGTGAAACGAGGCAGATGGCGAAAGCTTTGGCTGAAGAGCTCGGCTTGGAGTTCATACGGGACTGA
- a CDS encoding TAXI family TRAP transporter solute-binding subunit, which yields MKRLMSIGLVAVLIFAVVMAGCVGSSGETTTSGPTETYSITIYTGSTSGVYYPLGSTYANILQKYSKDETGIQIDAKAVTSGASVSNAQAIGDGRAQAAIMQNDVAYYAYNGVILDAFKDNAVKNLRGIAALYPETIQFVVKADSDIKSLEDLAGKKVAVGAAGSGTAVAAQQILEAAGVWDKIDPVWLSFTEATQQLKLGQIDAAVIVSGAPTPAVDQIAVQTPVRIIPIGDDILQKLHDKGYIFYVSQTLPKDTYNGMTEDTPTLAVKAVLVVSADVPDDVVYAMTKLLFLHIDELRQVHAKAQYISLDTALDGMSIPLHPGAIKYYEEQGKTIPDELKP from the coding sequence ATGAAAAGGTTGATGTCGATTGGGCTCGTGGCAGTTTTGATTTTTGCCGTGGTTATGGCAGGGTGTGTAGGCAGTAGTGGTGAAACCACGACCAGCGGACCAACCGAAACCTATTCCATAACAATCTACACTGGCTCGACTTCTGGTGTCTACTACCCGCTTGGTTCAACCTATGCAAATATACTCCAGAAGTACAGCAAGGATGAGACCGGAATTCAGATTGATGCAAAGGCCGTTACGAGCGGTGCAAGCGTCTCCAACGCCCAGGCCATTGGGGATGGAAGGGCCCAGGCTGCAATCATGCAGAACGATGTCGCCTACTATGCTTATAATGGGGTCATACTCGACGCTTTCAAGGATAACGCCGTTAAGAACCTCCGCGGAATAGCCGCCCTCTATCCCGAGACCATCCAGTTCGTTGTCAAGGCTGACAGTGACATAAAGAGCCTTGAGGATCTTGCCGGCAAGAAGGTCGCCGTTGGTGCTGCCGGAAGCGGTACTGCCGTTGCCGCCCAGCAGATACTCGAGGCCGCTGGTGTGTGGGACAAAATTGATCCGGTCTGGCTTTCCTTCACCGAAGCAACCCAGCAGCTCAAGCTCGGTCAGATTGACGCCGCTGTTATAGTTTCGGGTGCTCCAACTCCGGCCGTTGACCAGATTGCCGTGCAGACCCCAGTTAGGATTATCCCGATTGGTGACGACATCCTCCAGAAGCTCCACGACAAGGGCTACATATTCTATGTCAGCCAGACCCTCCCGAAGGACACCTACAACGGTATGACCGAAGACACCCCGACCCTTGCCGTTAAGGCTGTCCTCGTTGTCAGTGCCGACGTTCCCGACGACGTCGTTTATGCAATGACCAAGCTCCTCTTCCTCCACATTGACGAGCTCAGGCAGGTTCACGCCAAGGCCCAGTATATAAGCCTAGACACTGCCCTCGACGGCATGAGCATCCCGCTCCACCCAGGAGCTATCAAGTACTACGAGGAGCAGGGCAAGACGATTCCAGATGAGTTAAAGCCATGA
- a CDS encoding DUF1850 domain-containing protein: MSSRTLSFFVILIIFLLLFLPVKAVEIRFDGNAYMYPLGSKIEITYVHSVERSTVVEVLVANESGFYAVEMKWKDFGAGLPEDIQGMEGDYYVKHVSDYLGRSFSYWFIPINHVNITVNGSPVLNNPEHELLVDFEIKRVPFVLILIRRW, from the coding sequence TTGAGCAGTAGAACCCTTTCTTTTTTTGTCATACTTATCATATTCCTTCTCCTGTTCCTTCCGGTGAAAGCCGTTGAGATACGTTTCGATGGTAACGCCTACATGTATCCCCTCGGTTCAAAAATCGAGATAACCTACGTTCATAGTGTTGAGAGGAGCACCGTGGTTGAGGTGCTCGTGGCAAATGAAAGCGGCTTTTATGCCGTTGAAATGAAGTGGAAAGACTTCGGAGCAGGCCTTCCAGAGGACATCCAGGGGATGGAAGGAGACTACTACGTAAAGCACGTCAGCGACTACCTTGGAAGGAGCTTCAGCTACTGGTTCATTCCGATAAACCACGTCAACATAACCGTAAACGGCTCTCCCGTCCTCAATAATCCTGAACACGAACTGCTCGTTGATTTTGAGATTAAGCGCGTTCCATTCGTGTTAATCCTTATAAGGAGGTGGTGA
- a CDS encoding TRAP transporter fused permease subunit, producing the protein MAEEPSLDVVEAEEVIIERTRTLPPRLELVVRVAAVLIGLYEILFIFNFNYTLYDLFSRLGISLEFLRITFQPKQGEAFVLAMLMVITFLLYPIRKKEKYFKKVFSYDYLMGALAVISMLYLFAVYQRYIMTSRLTDTDVVFGLLAIVMVIEATRRVLGWVLPLIVTLFLAYGIYAIGFDWVRFVQQLYFDEGIFGIPFFVMTIYVFAFIFFGAFLLRIGVSDYITEFMISLFGKKPGGPAKSAVISSALMGTVSGSSVANVLTTGTFTIPLMKKAGYPPEIAGAVEPVASTGGQLMPPIMGAAAFIMAEFLNLPYSKIIIAAVLPALVYYGGVYLFIDLETKRLGLKGMAAEHFKTMAYFIRKLYILLPIVVITVALVWGIAPQIAAISSLGIAIWVAWISRDEIYGDEKLYVAIALVATFLMFLGKDIGTQTAIVLLAMFLFLVVLGVMKKGVAFNEKFYITAMFLLFIALAKYLSMTKEQIVLMTGVFGIVFSILVGYRSTKDSGKMMYRATYEAMIDAGKTSVSVMLAAASAGLIQGVLTMTGELTNIGYRLVSLTHGNLWLLLMLTMVFSLILGMGVPTTANYIITSLVAAPAIYMLVRGIEPYNQPVPGYTVLIALLSAHFFVFYFGILADVTPPVALASYAGSAIAGGDFWKTAMNAVKYALAGYIGPYIYFTHPEMFLITVSEWNAATALRILYYLVATLFVMYLLAIALTGFYRTHLKKWIRLVLTAIGLAGVTLNPIIIGAGVVAWLGLKFYGERVSSGA; encoded by the coding sequence GTGGCAGAAGAACCGAGTCTAGATGTTGTGGAAGCAGAGGAGGTCATCATAGAAAGGACGAGGACTCTACCTCCGAGGCTGGAATTAGTGGTTAGAGTCGCCGCCGTGCTGATAGGCCTCTACGAGATACTCTTCATATTCAACTTCAACTACACTCTCTATGACCTATTCTCTAGGCTCGGCATCAGTCTGGAGTTCCTCAGAATAACCTTCCAGCCGAAGCAGGGAGAGGCCTTTGTTCTGGCAATGCTGATGGTAATAACCTTCCTGCTCTATCCAATCAGGAAGAAGGAGAAGTATTTCAAGAAGGTCTTTTCCTACGACTATCTTATGGGAGCCTTGGCAGTAATCTCGATGCTCTATCTCTTCGCCGTCTATCAGCGCTACATAATGACCTCGAGGCTCACGGACACGGACGTGGTCTTTGGCCTGCTGGCCATCGTCATGGTCATTGAAGCAACGAGGCGCGTTCTCGGCTGGGTTCTGCCCTTAATAGTGACCCTCTTCCTGGCCTACGGCATCTACGCTATCGGCTTTGACTGGGTGCGCTTCGTCCAGCAGCTCTACTTCGACGAGGGAATCTTCGGAATTCCGTTCTTCGTCATGACAATCTACGTCTTCGCATTCATATTCTTCGGAGCATTCCTGCTCAGGATAGGCGTCAGCGACTACATAACGGAGTTCATGATAAGCCTCTTTGGAAAGAAACCTGGAGGTCCGGCTAAATCTGCGGTCATTTCGAGCGCCCTTATGGGAACGGTCAGCGGTTCGAGCGTTGCGAACGTTCTTACGACGGGAACCTTCACCATTCCGCTGATGAAGAAGGCTGGCTATCCACCAGAGATAGCAGGTGCAGTTGAGCCGGTCGCTTCAACGGGCGGTCAGTTAATGCCTCCCATCATGGGTGCGGCAGCGTTCATCATGGCCGAATTCCTCAACCTGCCCTATAGCAAGATCATCATTGCCGCGGTTCTGCCCGCGTTGGTCTACTACGGCGGCGTTTACCTCTTCATAGACCTCGAGACCAAAAGGCTTGGCCTCAAGGGTATGGCAGCTGAACACTTCAAAACTATGGCGTACTTCATCCGGAAGCTCTACATCCTTCTGCCAATAGTTGTCATCACCGTTGCCCTTGTCTGGGGAATTGCACCACAGATAGCGGCAATCTCATCGCTCGGCATAGCCATCTGGGTTGCATGGATTTCGAGAGATGAAATCTACGGAGATGAAAAGCTCTACGTGGCGATAGCCTTAGTTGCGACCTTCTTGATGTTCCTCGGAAAGGACATCGGAACCCAAACCGCAATAGTCCTCCTGGCGATGTTCCTCTTCCTCGTTGTCCTTGGGGTCATGAAGAAAGGAGTGGCCTTCAACGAGAAGTTCTACATTACGGCAATGTTCCTCCTCTTCATAGCCCTAGCCAAGTACCTCAGCATGACCAAGGAGCAGATAGTCCTCATGACCGGCGTCTTTGGAATAGTCTTCTCAATCCTCGTCGGCTACCGCTCGACCAAGGACAGCGGCAAGATGATGTATCGTGCCACCTACGAGGCAATGATTGATGCTGGAAAGACGAGCGTCAGCGTCATGCTCGCTGCCGCCAGCGCAGGCCTCATCCAGGGAGTTCTCACAATGACGGGTGAGCTCACCAACATCGGCTACAGGCTTGTATCCCTTACCCACGGAAACCTCTGGTTGCTCCTCATGCTTACCATGGTCTTCAGCCTCATCCTTGGAATGGGTGTTCCAACGACGGCCAACTATATCATAACCTCCCTCGTCGCGGCACCGGCAATCTACATGCTCGTTAGGGGCATTGAACCCTACAACCAGCCAGTTCCAGGCTACACCGTGCTGATAGCCCTGCTATCGGCCCACTTCTTTGTGTTCTACTTTGGAATACTGGCCGATGTTACACCGCCCGTCGCACTGGCAAGCTACGCGGGTTCAGCAATAGCTGGCGGAGACTTCTGGAAGACTGCCATGAACGCCGTCAAATACGCCTTAGCTGGCTACATAGGACCTTACATCTACTTCACTCACCCGGAGATGTTCCTGATAACGGTTTCAGAATGGAACGCTGCAACGGCACTCAGGATACTCTATTACCTCGTGGCGACGCTGTTCGTAATGTATCTGCTGGCGATAGCACTGACAGGCTTTTACAGAACGCACCTGAAGAAATGGATAAGGCTAGTACTCACGGCCATCGGATTGGCAGGAGTGACACTGAACCCGATAATCATTGGAGCCGGAGTGGTCGCCTGGCTCGGTCTGAAGTTCTACGGGGAGAGGGTTTCTTCGGGGGCATAG
- a CDS encoding class III signal peptide-containing protein, with translation MRRAQAAVEYLMMMALALVVALFTIRIVQRTAIDASTQVTRTSEEIIKTMNEMMEG, from the coding sequence ATGAGGCGAGCTCAGGCTGCAGTAGAATACCTCATGATGATGGCACTTGCCTTAGTAGTGGCTCTGTTCACCATTAGGATAGTCCAAAGAACGGCCATCGACGCCTCCACTCAGGTCACAAGAACCTCCGAGGAAATAATAAAAACCATGAACGAAATGATGGAGGGTTAA